In the genome of Podospora pseudocomata strain CBS 415.72m chromosome 7, whole genome shotgun sequence, the window GGCAAGGCAGCTGGCAAAGCACAAGAACGAAGTCGTGAGCAGCTCGCATCTGCAGTATGTCATTGAGGTCGCTTCGAGGTTTGATGATTACATCAAGAATGTCCGGGAGGGAATGACGGATGAAGACTTTGCGAGAGACGGGGGTTATCGTTGATTGTTCTCCCAATTGGATATTTGATTTATATGGCGATGTTTTTTGTTCTATATATGCAGGATGATGTGGACAAGCGTACATGAGTTCCTCAATTTAACGACTCTATCACCTATCCACATTCTCCACAGTGGTGGTTCCAGGCTGCTTGTTCGTCGTGCCATAGTCGACCGCCGCATCGGGGTTGGGTACAAGGGCATTCGCACTAGGCGTCGCCTCAGGTGCTGGGAGCGCACTGACCGTCCGGtccattctcctcctccatggaCGATAAACCAACACTGAGCCAATACCCACAACAAGGAAAAGACCGCAAATGCTGGCGCCAATAATCTCGTAGTGGTCACCAATGGCGCTGACACCATCCCAGAAGCTTCCATCTGGTTCAGCAACATGGTCAATCAAGGACAGCCACTGGATCACACCAATGAAGGCAGAGACAAAGACAGTGATGCTGGTAAGTACAATGGAGTAGTAGAGAATGGCGACAATGTCTCTGGAAAAGGCCTTGTTGGTGTATAGGGCCATCATGAGAGCGCCGTCGGTAGTGTCGACCATGCACATGCCGGCTAAGACAACAGCGAGTCAGTGAAGTTCCTTAAACTTTGGATATTGCCTTCATACCTGTGAACAAAAGAGGAAAAATCAAAATAACCCAAATGCTCGTCCCCTGGGCAGCCTGAATGCTGGCAATTCCGAGAATGGCAATCTCGGAACTGGTATCAAAGCCAAGCCCAAAGAGCATTCCCAAAGGCAGCATCTTCCATGGTCTGTCAACAGCCTTGAACACACCCCTGAAGACATTCGACAAGAACCCCATCCCCTCAAGCCCCATCTGGTCGCCAATGGGATCAGCGTTGGCCTCCGCATCCGAGTCATAGTCCGGAGCCAGCCTCGCCGCTCTCTGTTCAGCGAGGACTTGCTTCAGCCTTTGAACCAAACGGTAAAGAATCCACCCGTTGGCAATGCACAGAATCAACAGGAACGTCCCGGACACACTCGTCCCGATGATACCACCGATGCGCTCAAAGTCATCGAATTTGTCTCTGACAGCACCGGCTGTGGCCGCGAGCGCGATGCAAGTGACAATGACAATCGTTGAGTGCCCCAAGCTGAAAAACGTTCCCACGGCGACAGGGCGTTGACCAGAGGCGATCAGCCTCCGGGTCATGAGGTCAATGGCGCTGATGTGATCCGCATCGAGGGCATGACGAAGACCGAGGGTGTAGGATAAAACAGCCGGCGAGATAAGCTTAGGGAAGTAGTGCAAGACAACGGCTACACCAGCCCAGACCAACAGGTTGATGACCACGAGGATGCTGATGAGTCGGATGGCAGGAAAGGGGATGGCTTTGAGGGGTCCCTTCTCGTAGACGAGCCGGGGCGAGAAGGAAGGCCAGGATATCGGCATCTTGATCGGGCGGGTAGGTGCCGTGCACTTTTGGCGACGACAACGTAGGTAACTGAGAGGGGGCTATGGTATCGGGAAAAGAGAATAATGATGCATGGGAAAGTTTATGTTTTATGATGATTCATAGACTACCGACATCGCAGCCTCTCAAGAGTTCTCTCGTATTTTTCTCGCCGGAAGCTTTGTTAGCTTCCCCTCCCAAGAGTCGTTTCAAGGCATGGTGTTCTCCACCTGGCTGGGGAGGTACATAATCGATAAGCTAATACGCGGTATCGATTTGACAAGCGGTTGGTTTCCTATCAATATTTGTCATGGACGTTATTGGATGGGCTAGCTGTGCAGTGGTTATGGGACTTCGGAAggaagcggtggtgagggtgcaCTGAATGGCGGGGTGTTTTGCACTTTTCGGCTGGCGGCTCGCATCGGCAGACGCCGGGTCCCCAGCTCGACGCGGGGATGACAAGCCCAGCTCCACTGTCGGGTGAGTGGGGGGAGTCCGATTTCTGGAGGGACCAAGGGTGCAACTTGGAAACTTTTTAGGGCCGGCAGTTGGTTTAAGTCCTGTTGACTATCTACTAATATCAATTGCTATCTAGAATTCTACCATTCATCTCCCGTTCTTCAACATTTATTATACCCcttctcaacaccccctACCGCGTCTTCGACACTTCCAGCGGACCGCCTGGCTTGCTGGCAGATATCGCAATATACCGCCACCTCCCGAGCCCTCGATATGTCTCTACCGCAGCGATCGTGTTGATGAAGTGCCTCTCGAGTCCAAGCAGCCGAACGATCAAGTACGGGATGATGGCCAGCACAAAGAACAACCGTGTAATG includes:
- a CDS encoding hypothetical protein (EggNog:ENOG503NUY4; COG:P), which translates into the protein MPISWPSFSPRLVYEKGPLKAIPFPAIRLISILVVINLLVWAGVAVVLHYFPKLISPAVLSYTLGLRHALDADHISAIDLMTRRLIASGQRPVAVGTFFSLGHSTIVIVTCIALAATAGAVRDKFDDFERIGGIIGTSVSGTFLLILCIANGWILYRLVQRLKQVLAEQRAARLAPDYDSDAEANADPIGDQMGLEGMGFLSNVFRGVFKAVDRPWKMLPLGMLFGLGFDTSSEIAILGIASIQAAQGTSIWVILIFPLLFTAGMCMVDTTDGALMMALYTNKAFSRDIVAILYYSIVLTSITVFVSAFIGVIQWLSLIDHVAEPDGSFWDGVSAIGDHYEIIGASICGLFLVVGIGSVLVYRPWRRRMDRTVSALPAPEATPSANALVPNPDAAVDYGTTNKQPGTTTVENVDR